The DNA sequence GTTATGTACATAACCACGAACTAATTACTTCCGGAGAATCGACAGATAAGATAACACCGCTATTACACGTGGATAGTGTCAACTACTGTTCAGTTAACAAGGCACGTGCACTTGTAGTGTTATACGCTAGGTGTGCTTTGTAAGCACTTGTTAATATTGTACacataatatgtatattttacaattttccagCGCACCTGTTACCGCCTACAGCGATGCTCAGTTATCGGATGCGTGGTAATGTAACAGTTGGTGGTTACGGTTATATAACTGCATGACGATAAATGCACACTCAAATATTTAAACAATCTAAATCACGGATATTGATCTCATTTCTGGTAAATAGACGCTAGATACGACTCAGcatcaatatcaaataaattcAACAAATTCTGGAGATCATTGATTTATGCTGCATGTGTTATGGTTTTTGTTATATCTTGGGTGCTATTGTAACCCCTGTACATTTACTGTTCTTTGAACTCCAGTACATCGATACTGACTAAATACCCGTAGATGATTATTCATGAAATGGATATAGTAAGATACTTACTACCTTTGTTGATGATGTTAGTAACACAGGCATTTTATGTTTGATCCAGGCTCGCtttgaccccctccccctttttttaatGCGCAAAACAAAACTACCAAGAAATATTTCCTTTAAATTCATGGATTCCATTATTTGATGTAACTCAATTCCCAATGCCGATTTGCACTTTTAATAAACGCGAAATGCATCGGAAAAATGGATACAATAGACATAGAACATAAATTTACAGGAAATTTGTTCTACGAATTAAAAGagggagtgggggggggggggggggtcaaagcgAGTGTGGACCCAGACGTCAAGTACCCGTGTTACTAATATCCTTAtcatattgtatttatattaaaaagtattattGGTCCCGTGCTTATATGTTTGAACTGGTACAACTGATgtcaattcaaaatagaaaacaaCTCTGTAATATTggtactttttttaaaaagtgttttacTCGTACGATTTAGTCAAACTAAAGATGTATCatctaaaatatatgttatGTAGACTTTACTTATAACTCATTAATTTTATGTATGTCCATCTTTTAACattcactccacttttcatattgtatacagtttatgtgtttatactttgtaatttgatatgtattatgctgatgagcTGTAAggccaataaacaatactatacaaaacaatacaacacaatacTAACATCATCAACAAACAAAGTTAGGGGGTGTCTCTTTGCACCATTTCTTTCAAATACAAATGCTTGCAGACATGTAATATTAGGAAAATTTGTAACTTTTTAAAACTAATTCAGCTGCAGTAGAAttattctttatattttgaaagaaaatttaaggtagctccattctcatgtgacttatcaatattaatagttaaaagtggaaaaactttatcaatttccactcaatatactttaatttaattaataaccaaagaaaatgtatatgttgccacctttttaaagatgtcagacatacaaaaacagaagcatacatcaacatcagaaaatcactcattttcgttaaacagaataataaaaatagataaaaacttgttgaaaagataaaatttaaatatcaacagttttaaaaaactgctaattcataaatatgtatagattaattgtggacattagggaaaccaatgtataatagacatccagtagaggaaattccagcataggagttattgcccttgacaacattttctaaatcataaataattgattatttatgaaaattaaaaaccttttcagtaataatagtttaccagattttttattatattcagtgaataaaattcttcagaaagatatatttctataatgcgcaaagtttaatttattaagattttgtcaaaaacctatgacatcacatgaggattgaTCAACCTTAAGAAATAATTTAGGTTTAATACCGTATAGAGAGAGTATATGACGTACATGTAGTGGATTACACAGGTAATTCGAGGATATTTTACTCTGTCCCGGCACCGTCTTTGACGGTTCTGGTGTTTAGTTTGTGTTGTCATGGTGTGGGTCATTCTCTActagtgaagcttgcgtaacgcgccctctggtgagagaatgggtGTGGGtaaagttggtttttttttgtttttttttgttttttttagacAACTAGGAGCGCGTTCGGAACCTCTGTTCTTGACACGATTCAAAACAAGGTGAACTGAATACGGAGACATGTTCAAGATTTGAGAATACATAACCTCATCGCTCACCGTTTCAAGCCACGGTTCGGAGTCTACTCCGCTCCCCCTACCCGGTACAGATGGATAGGGTTGTATGTTTTACCCGTGGTTTGCAACGATGCACCTCGCTAAATAGACCGTGCTAATCAAACAACTCGTGCGAAACAAGATGGCGATGAAGTTTCACAAGTGTGTTAAATATTAAGATATGTGATACGTAAGCTTTCATGCTTTCTTTCTATTACATGATTCGTTTTGGTTCGAAAATAATACGCGAACACATTCATGTTCATCTTACTTtatggggatgcttactcctcctagtcacctgatcccacctctggtatgtccagggtcagtgtttgccccattctctattttgtattccttaaaggagttatgagattgatcactgtttgttattttcattccTCCTTTCAAACCTTTGCCTGTTCATGCACACATGCTTAAATACACATATTACAAAGTGGGCGATGGTTTGATGCCAATGGTACGATGGTAGCATTGTGTCATCGTATTATTGACATCGTATCATCGCCATCGTATCATCGTACCATTGCCATCGTGCCATCGGCACGATTGTACAGTGGGGCATATGGCAGCAATAGGAGTCCATAAAGAACCAACGTTGACGGTGTGCGAGAGCATGGGTTCCAAACGCATTCGATTTATGTAACTGTACTATTAAACCCTTTCGACGAAAGAAAAGTTCATGTACCAGTGATGCTAAATCCGACATTAAACCGATTCCCGATTTCTCTATTTCAGTGATATGAAGCCCCGGCGTTCTGTAGAAGGGTTTCATTGGGATATTTGGCTCCTCATGACTGCGCAGAACTGGATCTTTGACTTCGGGAGACCTATAGCTGCTGTAAAGTACTTTCTGTGCATGTATATTTTGCTGGGGAGGTGGACCCCTTTGCTCCATtataaagtttttaaatgacTGCGAAGTTTATACGACAATAGTTAATGCGTAGTAATCTAGTGTGGATTTAAGATATTTCGCATAAAAAACTATAAATTGAATGCCGTGGTCTTTGGAATATTTCGGCTATAAATGCCGTGGTATTTGGAATATTTCAGTTACGAACGCCGTTGTTTTTGGAATATTTCAGTTAAGAAGGCTGTTTTTGGAATATTTCAGTTAAGAACGCTGTTTTTGGAATATTTCAGCTCATGATTCCTGAGGAGCTCTTCCCTATGTACCTCCCTAGTGTCGGAGATTACTTTCACATGATATATAACTTAATCACCCCGTTCTGCATCCTGAAGGTAAACATACACACTGAATAATATCTGCATGTAGTGCTTAAAGCAAATTCTACTATAGGTTGTACTAAGAAAGGTGTACATTGTAATAGGTTTGAATTTTTTCCAGCTTTTTGAGCGAAGCCATACCAAAACTTCCTCAACATTTAGAAGCCTCTGTGTAATCACTTTCGTTATGGGAGCCAGCATACATCTTGTAGGAGATTCTGTAAACCACCGACTTGTCAAACTTGGCTATAAACTCCATCTGTCCGTCCGAGACAATCCAATGATGCAATCACTGCAACCACGTGGTCTTGTAAGCACATGCGTATTTCGTCCATTGCAATGTATTACTATAAGCATGGGCGAGGTATCTTTGAAATTTGCTATCTTTTTGAAATGGCTAAATTTTTGGGGGGTTTTGTTTTTCCTTTTGAATTGTAAAAATAACGATTTTTGAAGAAattagaacatacatgtattcctcaACTGTGaaaaaatggatacattttGGGGTGGGACTTCCAAGGTCATGCGCTTGCGTGCTCCAATACCATTTTGGATTTAATGTTGTGAAAAAGGTGAACATTACGCTGAAGTATGCAATTATTGCAAAAAATTAGATCAAAATCTCCAGTGGGACAGAAATGAAGTCTGTAAAACGAAATTACGAGCATTCAACAGTTTACACTTACGATTGTATCACTTTTTGTAGCAACTCTGAAAAACTAGTTTATACCCTTTTCTGTTTCCAGGTAGATTCATTTGTTCTTTTGTACAACTACGACGAAGTCATAGGTCATTTGATGTGGTATGTGTAGTGTGAATTAAAATAATCTGATTCCTTAAAGAGAAATGTTGGCTTTGTGATGACAGATGAATGTAAATCCTGCAGAGACTAACGATTGCATTCTTTTCAGGTACATACCGTTTTTCATCAGTCTTTTTCTTTACTATACTGGGTGTTTTCTGAGTTACCAATCAGTGGACCTTGTCCGCCCCACGTTTTCTTGGTGGATCCTAACAATTCTGAGTAGTTTTTACTACTGGTAAGCATACTTTTACTGGGGGTACATGATCATCACAAACTAAACTCATtgttgcagtggcggatctagagagggGTTAATAAGGACTATAACCCCTCCCTTTTTGGtcaaacattttaaacaaaatagttCGATTTTGCCATTTTGGTCGTCAACCTCCACTCTTGGGCAGAAAAGGTTCAAACATGGATCCCCCTTTTAAAATGTCTGGGTCCGCTCCTTTGATGGGCCTGGAAAGAGGGTCACGGGAATTGCAACCTCCCACCCCCATTTGGTTAAATTTTGAATGATAACGATATGATATAAAAAAcatcagtatatacatgtaccatctaATATCAGATTAATTACCCTCAAACGCTTTACAGGATGAAGAAATACAATAATTTGTTGGATAAAATAATGtccattttaaagaatttaataaaaaatatatagttaaaatggAATTAAAAATCAGGAAATGGAAGcccaaaaaattaattttcaacatttttttttcaaaagaggtAAACTTTTAGCAGTTTTTGTGTGTATCGGAAGGTTATTCCAAAGATTAGCTGCAGACTGAACGTGCGCTCTCCATAGGTATTCGTGTGGAGTTTTGGTGCCTCCAGACGAAATATGAGGTATCTTGTTGGTGTATGAGTGTTAACCAAATTCCCGGAAATACACCGGAGCAAAATCCCTCAAAACACATATAGGGCTACTTCGGTTCGTGCCCGAGTTAGTAAGGTTCCAATGTTCTTTTTTCTCTCCCATGTACAGTATTCATCGTTTGAAAACTGACACATGCGCAGTATCATTACAAGACCGACATATTGCTGACATTGCTACCACACTCCGTTCGATTGCAACTCTGGTAGCCCGAGTTCGTTACTCGGGTAAGAACCGAAGTCGCCCTGAGATCTTATATAGTGTGTACCATAAGTTGCACTAGGAGCCAGGGTAGGTGCTTACACGCACGTGTAACATGGTCAGGCGTTGATTTGAGCCGCTGTGTTTTGCACATTCTGTAGACGATTCATGGTGGTTTTGTTCAATCCGAATAGGAAGAAGTTTGCATAATCGAGTTgtgattttacatgtacaagtgcAATGGCTATGACAAGAGGTTTAGCAGACTTCGGTGGTTATGCGGAGAGTTTCGTGTAGATCAGTGctgttaatataaaaataagatGCTTTCACAATAGAAGACAATTGGTTTTCAAGTCTGAGATGATAATCAAAGTAGGAGCCAAGCTTCTCAACATATGATGGTCCAGTGGTGTTGCTATCTCCGACTCAGAAGCTAGATTGATGGAATTTTTACAGTACTTGTATTCTGTTTCAAGGAGAAGATGATAAATTCAATTATGTCTAGGTTAAGTTTTAGAAGGCATGAAGACATCCATGAACTGACTTCTTCGATGCATACTTCTATCATGGCAAAGTAACTACTGCAGCATTCTAATGGCCTACTTACAGAGTAACTTTGTGGTCTGCATAGCATTGGTAGTTCATGTCATGTCTACGACAGGTAATCCTAATGGTTTCAAGAAGAGACTGTACAGTATAGGCCCTAGCATGCACTTATCTTTGTGGAACACCAGAGAATACAATACGTATAGTCGATATAGAAGAACAGATAGAAACACTTTGACGACAGATAAGAACCGACCTACTACGAGACGCTATGTGGGTGTCTGTGAACGCGTGGGTCGTTGTTAGTCTAGGCAGTAAAATCTAGTGATCAATGACGTCAGATGTAGCAGACAGATTTACAAGCACCAGTGCAGCAGACGAACCACTGTCCAGCAGCTCGTCTGCAGTATGAGAAACCTAAAGCAGCACTGCTTCCGCTGAATGCTGTTTTCTGTATACTGACTGCAATGTGTCATGAGAAGATTTGGGGTCTAGATGATGACCTAATCTTTAGCCACAACCTTTTTAAAGCACTTCAGATGGAATTTACACTGGCCTCTAGTTTGAGATAGTATCAGTTTGTTTTGTCCAGTTTTCATGAGAATGGTCTGCTTCCTTGATAATGGAAGGAAAGGTACTTTGTGTATGGTATTGCATTCCACTTTTGAGTAGGAAAGATAACACCTTGGATCGCAATCAACGaatgatttatcattttttcacTGCCAGCATTAATCAGTGAATAAACAATGTTCGTAACTTTTTTATTTCCTGAATGTTTATGCAAGACATGTCcaacatttatttaaaaaaaaccaacaaactaACAAAACTGGGCTCCTTTCCTAGACCAacgttttaatatatttttaaccCGTTTCTCAAATTTTGTGTAACCGGGTCATATCAAAGGCCATTTCAAACTATCGTGAAGGATGGACTGAAACTTAAAATATTCACTTACGGTCATCGCGTCTCATTAGATTTCTCCATCTTTCCTTCCCTAGAAACATTAATATATGATTTcaaatactagtacatgtacattactcATTCGCCACACATTAATTAATAATTGTTCTTTTTGCTTTATTTCTTTGTCAGGTATTTAGTGACAGAAGGACAGATATTTTCtgtgtatttcattacattCGTCGCCATGATAGGGCTGATGGTGTACAAGAGGAGGAAGCAGAACTCGCAGCTGGACATTAA is a window from the Ostrea edulis chromosome 5, xbOstEdul1.1, whole genome shotgun sequence genome containing:
- the LOC125652796 gene encoding ceroid-lipofuscinosis neuronal protein 6-like isoform X1, which encodes MENGIRRRGRNDDPEGLTIEDTRAPVTAYSDAQLSDACDMKPRRSVEGFHWDIWLLMTAQNWIFDFGRPIAALMIPEELFPMYLPSVGDYFHMIYNLITPFCILKLFERSHTKTSSTFRSLCVITFVMGASIHLVGDSVNHRLVKLGYKLHLSVRDNPMMQSLQPRGLVDSFVLLYNYDEVIGHLMWYIPFFISLFLYYTGCFLSYQSVDLVRPTFSWWILTILSSFYYWYLVTEGQIFSVYFITFVAMIGLMVYKRRKQNSQLDINGRFLLYSFALTLLLVLVWVIYLWNDEALRVKYPGLLYIPEPWSYYTLYLKQ
- the LOC125652796 gene encoding ceroid-lipofuscinosis neuronal protein 6 homolog isoform X2 is translated as MENGIRRRGRNDDPEGLTIEDTRDMKPRRSVEGFHWDIWLLMTAQNWIFDFGRPIAALMIPEELFPMYLPSVGDYFHMIYNLITPFCILKLFERSHTKTSSTFRSLCVITFVMGASIHLVGDSVNHRLVKLGYKLHLSVRDNPMMQSLQPRGLVDSFVLLYNYDEVIGHLMWYIPFFISLFLYYTGCFLSYQSVDLVRPTFSWWILTILSSFYYWYLVTEGQIFSVYFITFVAMIGLMVYKRRKQNSQLDINGRFLLYSFALTLLLVLVWVIYLWNDEALRVKYPGLLYIPEPWSYYTLYLKQ